One genomic window of Comamonas serinivorans includes the following:
- the dusB gene encoding tRNA dihydrouridine synthase DusB — MRIGPFEVPNRVFVAPMAGVTDRPFRQLCRHFGAGYAVSEMVTSRKELWDSLKTSRRADHTGEPGPIAVQIAGTDAAMMAEAAQYNVERGAQIIDINLGCPAKKVCNKWAGSALMQNEPLAIEIAQAVVQACAPHGVPVTLKMRTGWSAEHKNAVALARAFEGVGIQMLTVHGRTREQGYKGQAEYETIAAVKQAVRIPVVANGDVDSPEKAEAVLQATGADAVMIGRAAQGRPWIFREVLHYLRTGRHLAPPLVGEVSNALLAHLQDHYGLYGEHTGVRSARKHIGWYVHGLPGGDDFRREMNQLTSATAQWHAVRDYFDRLESRQDRLPTGGGLFSDREASVRQG, encoded by the coding sequence ATGCGGATTGGACCGTTCGAGGTGCCCAACCGCGTCTTTGTCGCGCCCATGGCGGGCGTGACCGACCGGCCGTTTCGCCAGCTGTGCCGGCATTTCGGTGCCGGCTACGCGGTCAGCGAGATGGTGACCTCGCGCAAAGAGCTGTGGGACTCGCTCAAGACCTCGCGCCGCGCCGACCACACGGGCGAGCCCGGCCCCATCGCCGTGCAGATCGCCGGCACCGACGCCGCCATGATGGCCGAGGCCGCGCAGTACAACGTCGAGCGTGGCGCGCAGATCATCGACATCAACCTGGGCTGCCCGGCCAAAAAGGTCTGCAACAAGTGGGCCGGCTCGGCCCTGATGCAGAACGAGCCGCTCGCCATCGAGATCGCTCAGGCGGTGGTGCAGGCCTGTGCGCCGCATGGCGTGCCCGTGACGCTGAAGATGCGCACTGGCTGGAGCGCCGAGCACAAGAACGCCGTGGCGCTGGCGCGCGCCTTTGAAGGCGTGGGCATTCAGATGCTCACGGTTCACGGGCGCACGCGCGAGCAGGGCTACAAAGGCCAGGCCGAGTACGAGACCATCGCCGCCGTCAAGCAGGCGGTGCGCATCCCCGTGGTGGCCAACGGCGACGTGGATTCACCCGAAAAGGCCGAGGCGGTGCTGCAGGCCACAGGGGCCGATGCTGTGATGATCGGCCGCGCCGCCCAGGGCCGGCCCTGGATCTTCCGCGAGGTGCTGCATTACCTGCGCACGGGCCGCCACCTGGCGCCGCCGCTGGTGGGCGAGGTCAGCAACGCGCTGCTCGCCCACCTGCAGGATCACTACGGCCTGTATGGCGAGCACACGGGCGTGCGCTCGGCGCGCAAGCACATTGGCTGGTACGTGCATGGCCTGCCCGGGGGCGACGACTTTCGCCGCGAGATGAACCAGCTGACGAGCGCCACGGCGCAGTGGCATGCCGTGCGCGATTACTTCGACCGGCTGGAGAGTCGGCAGGATCGCTTGCCCACCGGCGGCGGCCTGTTCAGCGACCGCGAAGCCTCGGTGCGCCAAGGCTGA
- a CDS encoding class I SAM-dependent methyltransferase — MHALLAAIATLPRPTDAQRFFHGRGGLHADSAAWTLDAFPPAWVLTSYEPADDAQLHVLGDALAARWQQIAPGEPLTWVYQCRPQGKHKAPAHTQLMAGSLPEVHVVSEAGLRFRVNLLRGQNHGLFLDMAHGRQWVRDHVAALAGQPGTRVKVLNLFAYTCAFSVAARAAGARQVMNVDMSQAALATGERNHQLNSALWAAPPSVYPMPAAAGVGGGLQPGQGGVSYLPHDIFKSWGRITRQGPYQLVIVDPPSYQKGSFIASKDYPRLLRRLPSLLAPDGTALLCLNAPEIATQDLLDQVAECAPGLRFEHRVSNPPAFADVDEDRSLRVLVFQWTGDGDGTDA, encoded by the coding sequence ATGCACGCCCTGCTCGCCGCCATCGCCACCCTGCCTCGGCCCACGGACGCCCAACGCTTCTTCCACGGGCGCGGCGGCCTGCATGCCGACAGCGCCGCGTGGACGCTGGATGCGTTTCCTCCGGCCTGGGTGCTGACCAGCTACGAACCCGCCGACGATGCCCAGCTGCACGTTCTGGGTGACGCCCTGGCCGCGCGCTGGCAGCAGATCGCGCCGGGCGAGCCCCTCACCTGGGTCTACCAGTGCCGCCCGCAAGGCAAGCACAAGGCGCCCGCGCACACGCAGCTGATGGCCGGTTCGCTGCCCGAGGTGCACGTGGTCAGCGAAGCCGGCCTGCGCTTTCGCGTCAACCTGCTGCGCGGCCAGAACCATGGCCTGTTCCTGGACATGGCCCATGGCCGCCAGTGGGTGCGCGACCACGTGGCCGCCCTGGCCGGCCAGCCCGGCACCCGCGTCAAGGTGCTGAACCTGTTCGCCTACACCTGCGCGTTCTCGGTGGCGGCGCGGGCGGCGGGCGCGCGGCAGGTCATGAACGTGGACATGAGCCAAGCCGCACTGGCCACGGGCGAGCGCAACCACCAGCTCAACAGCGCGCTGTGGGCCGCGCCACCCTCGGTGTACCCAATGCCGGCTGCGGCGGGCGTGGGCGGTGGCCTGCAGCCCGGCCAAGGCGGCGTGAGCTACCTGCCGCACGACATCTTCAAAAGCTGGGGGCGCATCACGCGCCAGGGCCCCTACCAGCTCGTCATCGTCGACCCGCCCAGCTACCAAAAGGGCAGCTTCATCGCCAGCAAGGACTACCCCCGCCTGCTGCGCCGCCTGCCCAGCCTGCTGGCACCGGACGGCACCGCGCTGCTGTGCCTGAACGCCCCCGAGATCGCCACGCAGGACCTGCTTGACCAGGTCGCCGAATGCGCCCCGGGCCTGCGCTTTGAACACCGCGTCAGCAACCCGCCGGCTTTCGCCGACGTGGACGAAGACCGCTCGCTGCGCGTGCTGGTTTTTCAGTGGACGGGCGACGGCGACGGTACAGACGCCTGA
- a CDS encoding MFS transporter: MSPPSLTATADAGATAQAAAAPQPVPTSSTPLSAQTMVLPVVGAAALAHLLNDLIQAVLPALYPMLKTQYSLSFAQIGWISLIYQVTASLLQPWIGLFTDKRPMPYLLPAGMGVTFVGVLLLAVSTTYPMLLLAAALVGVGSSTFHPEASRVARMASGGRFGTAQSCFQVGGNAGSALGPLLAAAVVVPRGQTAIAWFLIVVVFAIVVLLRITGWTVRHTQAKSVARQAPPPKLDMRTVTRALAVIAILMFAKFVYVASFSNYFTFYLIERFGVSLQDAQLYLFAFLAAVAAGTFAGGPVGDRIGRKAVIWVSFLGVAPFALMLPHANLFWTAVLSIVIGLVMSSAFAALVVYAQETVPGRVGMVGGLMFGLMFGISGVAAAGLGQLADTHGIVWVYQLVAFMPLLGLVTAFLPGKRRAFV, from the coding sequence ATGTCCCCGCCCTCCCTGACCGCCACGGCAGATGCCGGCGCCACGGCGCAGGCCGCTGCCGCGCCGCAGCCCGTGCCCACCTCCTCCACACCGCTTTCGGCCCAGACCATGGTGCTGCCCGTGGTGGGGGCCGCCGCCCTGGCGCACTTGCTCAACGACCTGATCCAGGCCGTGCTGCCGGCCCTCTACCCCATGCTGAAGACGCAGTACAGCCTCAGCTTCGCGCAGATCGGCTGGATTTCGCTGATCTACCAGGTCACCGCCTCGCTGCTGCAGCCCTGGATCGGCCTGTTCACCGACAAGCGCCCCATGCCCTACCTGCTGCCCGCCGGCATGGGCGTGACCTTCGTGGGCGTGCTGCTGCTCGCCGTCTCGACCACCTACCCCATGCTGCTGCTGGCGGCAGCGCTGGTGGGCGTGGGCTCGTCCACCTTCCACCCCGAAGCCTCGCGCGTGGCGCGCATGGCCTCGGGCGGCCGCTTCGGCACGGCGCAATCGTGCTTCCAAGTCGGCGGCAACGCCGGCTCGGCCCTCGGCCCCTTGCTGGCGGCGGCCGTTGTGGTGCCGCGCGGTCAGACCGCCATCGCCTGGTTCCTGATCGTGGTGGTGTTCGCCATCGTGGTGCTGCTGCGCATCACGGGCTGGACGGTGCGCCACACCCAGGCCAAATCGGTCGCCCGCCAAGCGCCGCCGCCCAAGCTGGACATGCGCACGGTGACGCGCGCCCTGGCCGTGATCGCCATCCTCATGTTCGCGAAATTCGTCTACGTGGCCTCGTTCTCGAACTACTTCACCTTCTACCTGATCGAGCGCTTCGGCGTGTCGCTGCAGGACGCCCAGCTCTACCTGTTCGCCTTCCTGGCCGCGGTGGCCGCGGGCACCTTCGCAGGCGGCCCCGTCGGCGACCGGATCGGGCGCAAGGCCGTGATCTGGGTGTCGTTCCTGGGCGTGGCGCCGTTTGCGCTGATGCTGCCGCACGCCAACCTGTTCTGGACGGCTGTGCTCTCCATCGTCATCGGCCTGGTGATGTCGTCGGCGTTCGCCGCCCTGGTCGTCTACGCGCAGGAAACCGTGCCGGGCCGCGTGGGCATGGTGGGTGGCCTGATGTTCGGCCTGATGTTCGGCATCAGCGGCGTTGCGGCCGCGGGCCTGGGCCAGCTGGCCGACACCCACGGCATCGTCTGGGTCTACCAGCTGGTGGCCTTCATGCCCTTGCTGGGCCTGGTGACGGCCTTCCTGCCCGGCAAACGACGCGCCTTCGTCTGA
- a CDS encoding AraC family transcriptional regulator produces MTTRPSQTLPSPLSPQEPVIRDKNRHLYDERPLMAMESNWADGTSTGWHTHSRGQLLYAIAGVMLVQSDAGAWVVPPNRALWLAEGVLHEVRMAGAVQMRTVYIDASRVRGLPVATGVLHVSPLLRELIVATVATSQQRQNTLRERLLMRLLVEEIAVSDVLPLHLPVPVDARIRQICEGLMADIANADTAEQWAARLGITAKTVHRLFVQETGMTFAQWREQARLVFALRQIASGARIIDIAFDCGYASQSAFSAMFRRHFGVPPSAMFR; encoded by the coding sequence ATGACCACCCGCCCTTCGCAAACCTTGCCGTCGCCGCTCAGCCCGCAGGAGCCGGTCATTCGGGACAAGAACCGCCACCTGTACGACGAGCGGCCCCTGATGGCGATGGAGAGCAACTGGGCCGACGGCACCTCGACGGGCTGGCACACCCACTCGCGCGGCCAGCTGCTGTATGCGATTGCCGGGGTCATGCTGGTGCAGTCCGACGCGGGGGCCTGGGTGGTGCCGCCCAACCGCGCGCTGTGGCTGGCTGAGGGCGTGCTGCACGAGGTGCGCATGGCCGGCGCCGTGCAGATGCGCACCGTCTACATCGATGCCAGCCGCGTGCGCGGGCTGCCGGTGGCCACGGGCGTGCTGCACGTGTCGCCGCTGCTGCGCGAACTCATCGTGGCCACGGTGGCGACCTCGCAGCAGCGGCAGAACACGCTGCGCGAGCGCCTGCTCATGCGGCTGCTGGTCGAGGAGATCGCCGTTTCCGACGTGCTGCCGCTGCACCTGCCGGTGCCGGTCGATGCGCGCATCCGCCAGATCTGCGAAGGCCTGATGGCCGACATCGCCAACGCCGACACGGCCGAGCAATGGGCGGCACGGCTGGGCATCACCGCCAAGACCGTGCACCGCCTGTTTGTGCAGGAGACGGGCATGACTTTCGCGCAATGGCGCGAGCAGGCCCGGTTGGTGTTCGCGCTGCGGCAGATTGCCAGCGGCGCCCGCATCATCGACATCGCCTTCGACTGCGGCTACGCCAGCCAGAGCGCGTTCTCGGCCATGTTCCGGCGCCACTTTGGCGTGCCGCCGTCGGCCATGTTTCGATGA
- a CDS encoding cytochrome c biogenesis protein DipZ: MSLAILAFVAGMLTVLSPCILPVLPFVFARHDRPFVQGQLPLLAGLATSFALVASLGAVAGAWAVQLNLVGRWIALAALALFAASLLWPRLAAWWSAPLVRAGERLAATQDGRSWRGSLLLGLATGLVWTPCAGPVLGLVLSTAALAGPGASTSWLLLSYGAGAAVALGLALRLGARPLAALKARLLPGAAGRVAGAAMLAAVAAVAAGLDTALLARFTAPGAASLEAGLLQRVLPNAEAAQLQPSRLPVESTRANLDGGTQWLNGAPQSIPALRGKVVLVNFWTYSCVNCLRTLPYVKAWAQKYADRGLVVVGVHTPEFAFEKDSGHVQRALRDLQIGYPVVQDNDYRIWRNFSNQYWPALYFIDAQGRVRHHQFGEGGYAASERVIEELLREAGSPAADSAAPEVQPDTRGPGLAADAATLRSPETYLGYEKGSAPRVAGRIVADQPAPYQPAALQTNSWSLAGTWTLRPEYVEGAEAGGRLAVRFQARDANLVLGKGDAAGPLRFRLTLDGQPPGADHGTDVDAEGNGVVDATRLYQLVRQGGAVKARTVEIRFLDPGARAYAFTFG, encoded by the coding sequence ATGTCCCTCGCCATCCTTGCCTTCGTCGCCGGCATGCTGACCGTGCTGAGCCCCTGCATCCTGCCGGTGCTGCCCTTCGTCTTCGCGCGGCACGACCGGCCCTTCGTGCAGGGCCAGCTGCCCTTGCTGGCCGGCCTGGCGACCAGCTTCGCGCTCGTCGCCTCGCTGGGCGCCGTGGCAGGCGCCTGGGCCGTGCAACTGAATCTCGTGGGCCGCTGGATCGCGCTGGCGGCGCTGGCCCTGTTCGCAGCCTCGCTGCTGTGGCCACGGCTGGCCGCCTGGTGGAGCGCGCCGCTGGTGCGGGCCGGTGAGCGCCTGGCCGCCACGCAGGACGGCCGCAGCTGGCGCGGCTCCCTGCTGCTGGGCCTGGCCACGGGCCTGGTCTGGACGCCTTGCGCCGGTCCGGTGCTGGGCCTGGTCCTGTCCACGGCTGCGCTGGCGGGTCCCGGCGCCAGCACCAGCTGGCTGCTGCTGTCCTACGGTGCCGGCGCGGCCGTTGCGCTGGGCCTGGCGTTGCGCCTGGGGGCCCGGCCGCTGGCGGCGTTGAAGGCCCGGCTGCTGCCCGGTGCGGCCGGCCGCGTGGCAGGTGCCGCCATGCTGGCCGCGGTGGCAGCCGTCGCGGCGGGCCTGGACACGGCCCTGCTGGCGCGGTTCACGGCGCCCGGTGCGGCGAGCCTGGAGGCCGGGCTGCTGCAGCGTGTATTGCCGAATGCCGAAGCTGCGCAACTCCAGCCCAGCCGCTTGCCTGTCGAATCCACGCGCGCCAATCTGGACGGCGGCACGCAGTGGCTGAACGGGGCCCCGCAGTCCATCCCCGCACTGCGCGGCAAGGTCGTGCTCGTGAACTTCTGGACCTACTCCTGCGTGAACTGCCTGCGCACGCTGCCCTATGTGAAGGCCTGGGCGCAGAAGTACGCCGACCGCGGCCTGGTCGTGGTGGGCGTGCACACGCCCGAGTTCGCGTTCGAGAAGGACAGCGGCCACGTGCAGCGTGCGCTGCGCGACCTGCAGATCGGCTACCCCGTGGTGCAGGACAACGACTACCGCATCTGGCGCAACTTCAGCAACCAGTACTGGCCCGCGCTGTACTTCATCGATGCGCAGGGGCGTGTGCGGCATCACCAGTTCGGCGAGGGCGGCTACGCGGCCTCCGAGCGCGTGATCGAGGAGCTGCTGCGCGAAGCGGGCAGCCCGGCCGCTGACAGCGCCGCGCCCGAGGTGCAGCCCGACACGCGCGGCCCGGGCCTGGCCGCCGATGCCGCGACGCTGCGCAGCCCCGAGACCTACCTGGGCTACGAGAAGGGCAGCGCGCCGCGCGTGGCCGGCCGCATCGTGGCCGATCAGCCGGCACCCTACCAACCGGCCGCGCTGCAGACCAACAGCTGGTCGCTGGCCGGTACCTGGACGCTGCGGCCCGAGTACGTCGAAGGCGCAGAGGCCGGCGGTCGCCTGGCGGTGCGCTTCCAGGCGCGCGACGCCAACCTGGTGCTGGGCAAGGGCGATGCGGCGGGCCCGCTGCGCTTTCGCCTGACGCTGGACGGCCAGCCACCGGGCGCGGACCACGGTACCGACGTGGATGCCGAGGGCAACGGCGTCGTCGACGCCACGCGCCTGTACCAGCTGGTGCGCCAGGGCGGCGCGGTCAAGGCCCGCACGGTGGAGATCCGCTTCCTCGACCCGGGTGCGCGCGCTTACGCGTTCACGTTCGGCTGA
- a CDS encoding alpha/beta fold hydrolase: MHTADTTPRRRQFLGGAALTLASASFASLLAAPVRAATAGGATGFAPLKTMVAGDLRVAYAEAGPADGPVAILLHGWPYDIHAFVDVAPRLAAAGYRVIVPSLRGYGGTRFLSDATPRNGQQGAVAQDIVALMDALGIRQAVLGAFDWGARTACILAAVWPERVAGLVSVSGYLIGNPQANAKPLPPAAEFAWWYQSYFATDRGRDGYAANPVAFNRFIWQQASPQWRFDEATYQRSAQSFDNPDHVAIVVHNYRWRIGLVAGESRFDALEQRLALAPNIAVPTITMEGDANGAPHPDPAVYAKKFSGRYQHRNLDGGIGHNLPQEAPAAFAQAVIDVTRL; this comes from the coding sequence ATGCACACCGCAGACACCACCCCCCGCCGCCGCCAGTTCCTCGGCGGCGCCGCACTGACCCTCGCCAGCGCATCCTTCGCCAGCCTGCTGGCCGCGCCTGTCCGGGCCGCCACGGCAGGCGGCGCCACGGGCTTCGCGCCGCTCAAGACCATGGTTGCCGGCGACCTGCGCGTGGCCTACGCCGAGGCCGGCCCGGCCGACGGCCCGGTCGCCATCCTGCTGCACGGCTGGCCCTACGACATCCACGCCTTCGTCGACGTGGCGCCGCGCCTGGCGGCGGCGGGCTACCGCGTGATCGTGCCGTCCCTGCGCGGCTACGGCGGCACGCGCTTCCTGTCCGACGCCACGCCGCGCAACGGCCAGCAGGGCGCCGTGGCCCAGGACATCGTCGCGCTGATGGACGCGCTGGGCATCCGCCAGGCCGTGCTGGGCGCCTTCGACTGGGGCGCGCGCACGGCCTGCATCCTGGCCGCCGTCTGGCCCGAGCGCGTGGCCGGCCTGGTGTCCGTCAGCGGCTACCTGATCGGCAACCCGCAGGCCAACGCCAAGCCGCTGCCGCCGGCGGCCGAGTTCGCCTGGTGGTACCAGTCCTACTTCGCGACCGACCGCGGCCGCGACGGCTACGCCGCCAACCCGGTGGCCTTCAACCGCTTCATCTGGCAGCAGGCCTCGCCGCAGTGGCGCTTCGACGAGGCCACCTACCAGCGCAGCGCGCAGTCCTTCGACAACCCCGACCACGTGGCCATCGTGGTCCACAACTACCGCTGGCGCATCGGCCTTGTGGCGGGCGAATCGCGCTTCGACGCGCTGGAGCAGCGGCTGGCCCTGGCCCCGAACATTGCCGTGCCCACCATCACGATGGAGGGCGATGCCAACGGCGCGCCGCATCCCGACCCGGCCGTCTATGCGAAGAAGTTCAGCGGTCGTTACCAGCACCGCAACCTCGATGGCGGCATCGGCCACAACCTGCCGCAGGAGGCGCCGGCCGCGTTCGCGCAGGCGGTGATCGACGTCACGCGGCTCTGA
- a CDS encoding response regulator: MNTTTPAADHLLLVDDDREIRDLVSAYLQKNGLRVTTVPTGRHMRQALETAGPFDLVILDLMLPGEDGLTLCRDLRAGKHKSLPIIMLTARGDEADRVLGLEMGADDYLAKPFAARELLARVKSVLRRTRMLPPNLRSTDEARFLAFGDWRLDTVERVLLDREGTVVSLSGAEYRLLRVLVDHAQKVLTRDQILLITQGREAELFERSIDLMVSRLRKCLGDDAREPRYIKTVRSEGYVFAVQVEAQDA, from the coding sequence ATGAACACCACCACGCCTGCCGCCGACCACCTGCTGCTGGTCGACGACGACCGCGAGATCCGCGACCTGGTCAGCGCCTACCTGCAGAAAAACGGCCTGCGCGTGACCACCGTGCCCACGGGCCGGCACATGCGCCAGGCGCTGGAGACCGCGGGGCCCTTCGACCTCGTCATCCTGGACCTCATGCTGCCCGGCGAGGACGGGCTCACGCTGTGCCGCGACCTGCGCGCCGGCAAGCACAAGTCATTGCCCATCATCATGCTCACCGCACGCGGCGACGAGGCCGACCGCGTGCTGGGCCTGGAGATGGGCGCCGACGACTACCTCGCCAAGCCCTTCGCCGCGCGCGAGCTGCTGGCCCGCGTGAAGTCGGTGCTGCGGCGCACGCGCATGCTGCCGCCCAACCTGCGCAGCACCGACGAGGCGCGCTTCCTGGCCTTCGGCGACTGGCGGCTGGACACGGTGGAGCGCGTGCTGCTGGACCGCGAGGGCACGGTGGTCTCGCTGAGCGGTGCGGAGTACCGGCTCTTGCGCGTGCTGGTGGACCACGCGCAGAAGGTGCTCACGCGCGACCAGATCCTCTTGATCACGCAGGGCCGCGAGGCCGAGCTGTTCGAGCGCTCGATCGACCTCATGGTCAGCCGTCTGCGCAAGTGCCTGGGCGACGACGCGCGCGAGCCGCGCTACATCAAGACCGTGCGCAGCGAGGGCTATGTGTTCGCGGTGCAGGTCGAGGCGCAGGACGCGTAG
- a CDS encoding ATP-binding protein, with translation MRAFLRRLWPATLLARVTLLVVLGMALAQLLTYAAIRHERGQTLMNLMLSGVERDIASSVAMLDRLPADERAAWFPRLERPNYSFALEGAVDTPPPTAPALARFAEVVAQALQPFPVLAIGQIGQSDAVRMQLRLSDGSMLYVLARRMPMPVADWVTWLLLAQLLVLALCAWAGMRLVTRPLARLAQAADRLGPDLRPSPVAEGGPAEVAQAARAFNAMQRRIAGTVQERMQILAAISHDLQTPITRMRLRVDLADELPDADKFRADLEAMRTLVQEGVGYAKTLQGIEEPLRRLDLDALLRSLVNDYADTGRPVTLTGEAGIALATRPQALRRILTNLVDNALKYGERAEVGVRLEDGAVRVEVCDAGPGIPEDQLAAVLQPFYRLEGSRNRETGGTGLGLAIAHQLALSLGGALALRNRPGGGLSASLCLPTSTTESTR, from the coding sequence ATGCGCGCTTTCCTGCGACGGCTCTGGCCGGCCACGCTGCTGGCGCGCGTGACGCTGCTGGTGGTGCTGGGCATGGCGCTGGCCCAGCTGCTGACCTATGCCGCGATCCGCCACGAGCGCGGGCAGACGCTCATGAACCTCATGCTCAGTGGCGTGGAGCGCGACATCGCGAGTTCCGTCGCCATGCTGGACCGCTTGCCCGCCGACGAGCGGGCCGCCTGGTTCCCGCGCCTGGAGCGGCCCAACTACAGCTTCGCGCTGGAAGGCGCGGTCGACACGCCGCCGCCCACGGCGCCCGCGCTGGCCCGCTTCGCCGAGGTGGTGGCGCAGGCGCTGCAGCCGTTCCCGGTGCTGGCGATCGGACAGATCGGCCAGTCCGATGCCGTGCGCATGCAGCTGCGGCTCAGCGACGGCTCCATGCTCTACGTGCTGGCGCGCCGCATGCCCATGCCGGTGGCGGACTGGGTGACCTGGCTGCTGCTCGCGCAGCTGCTGGTGCTGGCGCTGTGCGCCTGGGCCGGCATGCGGCTGGTCACGCGCCCGCTGGCGCGGCTCGCGCAGGCGGCCGACCGGCTCGGCCCCGACCTGCGGCCGTCGCCGGTGGCCGAGGGCGGCCCCGCCGAGGTGGCGCAGGCCGCGCGCGCCTTCAACGCCATGCAGCGGCGCATCGCCGGCACCGTGCAGGAGCGCATGCAGATCCTGGCCGCCATCTCGCACGACCTGCAGACGCCGATCACGCGCATGCGCCTGCGCGTGGACCTGGCCGACGAGCTGCCCGATGCCGACAAATTCCGCGCCGACCTCGAGGCCATGCGCACGCTGGTGCAGGAGGGCGTGGGTTACGCGAAAACACTGCAGGGCATCGAGGAACCGCTGCGCCGGCTCGACCTGGACGCGCTGCTGCGCAGCCTCGTCAACGACTATGCCGACACCGGCCGCCCGGTCACGCTCACGGGCGAGGCCGGCATCGCCCTCGCCACGCGGCCGCAGGCGCTGCGCCGCATCCTGACCAACCTCGTCGACAACGCGCTCAAGTACGGCGAGCGCGCCGAGGTGGGTGTCCGGCTGGAAGACGGCGCCGTGCGGGTCGAGGTCTGCGACGCGGGCCCCGGCATCCCTGAGGACCAGCTGGCCGCCGTGCTGCAACCCTTCTACCGCCTGGAGGGCTCGCGCAACCGCGAGACCGGCGGCACCGGCCTGGGCCTGGCCATCGCACACCAGCTGGCGCTGTCGCTGGGCGGTGCGCTGGCCCTGCGCAACCGGCCCGGCGGCGGGCTCTCTGCCAGCCTGTGCCTGCCGACTTCCACGACCGAGAGCACCCGATGA
- a CDS encoding Ohr family peroxiredoxin: MTTTPDKVLYTGRTHTTGGRSGAARSDDGRLDITLTRFGTTGTGTNPEQLFAAGWSACFMGAMARAAQVQGLRLPAELAVDAEVDLVEGHEGFKLAARLKVHVPGVPRDTALAIVEAAHQLCPYSKATRGNIAVALSVA; encoded by the coding sequence ATGACCACCACCCCAGACAAGGTTCTCTACACCGGCCGCACCCACACCACGGGCGGGCGCAGCGGCGCCGCGCGCAGCGACGACGGCCGCCTGGACATCACGCTCACGCGTTTCGGCACCACGGGCACCGGCACCAACCCCGAGCAGCTGTTCGCGGCCGGCTGGTCGGCCTGCTTCATGGGTGCGATGGCTCGTGCGGCCCAGGTCCAGGGCCTGCGCTTGCCCGCCGAGCTGGCCGTCGATGCCGAGGTCGACCTGGTCGAAGGGCACGAGGGCTTCAAGCTGGCGGCACGGCTCAAGGTCCACGTGCCCGGCGTGCCGCGGGACACCGCGCTGGCCATCGTCGAGGCCGCGCACCAGCTGTGCCCGTATTCCAAGGCCACGCGCGGCAACATCGCCGTCGCCCTGTCGGTCGCCTGA
- a CDS encoding LysR substrate-binding domain-containing protein, with protein MVRVPLTQEVPLVIVGSPDYLAQCAPPRTAVNLLRHRCIQTHLPSGAPSSWPLRVKGRSVEMDVPGPLVCDAPLLMREAARSGTGLAQLARWYVADDIARGTPADRAGQLCAATAGAQPDYAGHRHVPAALRALVALAHELREQATSWHPDSCMVLYPQPWPLHAVRKPLGQNAAPLNNRAVISTRPSEGCTP; from the coding sequence ATGGTGCGTGTGCCGTTGACGCAGGAGGTGCCGCTGGTCATCGTCGGCTCCCCCGACTATCTGGCGCAGTGCGCCCCGCCGCGGACGGCGGTGAATCTGCTGCGCCATCGCTGCATCCAGACTCATCTGCCCAGCGGCGCACCGTCGTCCTGGCCCTTGCGTGTCAAAGGCCGGTCGGTAGAGATGGATGTGCCGGGCCCCCTGGTCTGCGATGCGCCCTTGCTCATGCGAGAGGCCGCGCGCAGCGGCACGGGCTTGGCGCAATTGGCTCGGTGGTATGTGGCCGATGACATCGCCAGGGGCACCCCTGCAGACCGTGCTGGACAGCTGTGCGCCGCAACTGCCGGGGCTCAGCCTGACTACGCGGGCCACCGTCATGTGCCTGCAGCGCTGCGGGCGCTGGTGGCCCTGGCCCACGAGCTGCGTGAGCAGGCCACAAGCTGGCACCCAGATTCTTGTATGGTTTTGTACCCGCAGCCCTGGCCGCTACATGCGGTCAGAAAACCCCTCGGACAGAACGCCGCGCCCTTGAACAATCGCGCCGTCATTTCGACAAGACCCTCCGAAGGATGCACACCATGA